The following proteins are encoded in a genomic region of Chryseobacterium cucumeris:
- a CDS encoding TetR/AcrR family transcriptional regulator, with protein MSNQAKKDQTQELIKETAKNLFFVKGKFDATTQEIADEAGVNRTLINYYFRSRDKLIQIIFDEAQRVEQEKSKIIQNSALPFKEKISKFIESSLSTSLQYPYLETYIVSQINKGTCHHREIEEDILNDMYKDIEKEMELGNIEKMAPVQFILNMVSLLVFPSAIRPLFMENLLINDEEYDKIISERKEIIINMLFKN; from the coding sequence ATGTCAAATCAAGCAAAAAAAGACCAAACACAGGAATTGATCAAGGAGACAGCGAAGAATTTATTCTTTGTGAAAGGAAAGTTTGATGCTACTACGCAGGAGATTGCAGATGAAGCAGGAGTGAACAGAACCCTTATTAATTATTATTTCCGTTCAAGAGATAAGCTTATCCAGATCATCTTTGATGAAGCCCAAAGAGTAGAACAGGAAAAATCGAAGATCATTCAGAATTCAGCTCTTCCTTTTAAAGAGAAGATCAGCAAATTTATAGAAAGCAGTCTTTCCACAAGCCTTCAGTATCCATATCTGGAAACGTATATCGTGTCACAGATCAATAAAGGAACCTGCCATCACAGAGAAATTGAGGAAGATATCCTGAACGATATGTACAAGGATATTGAAAAAGAAATGGAATTGGGAAATATTGAGAAAATGGCACCAGTTCAGTTTATTCTGAATATGGTTTCGCTACTGGTATTTCCTAGTGCTATAAGACCATTATTCATGGAGAATCTATTAATTAATGATGAAGAATATGATAAGATTATTTCTGAACGAAAAGAAATTATTATCAATATGTTGTTCAAAAACTAA
- a CDS encoding TolC family protein, which yields MNRKRITATKLKIGIASAFMIFGSTLMSAQQQVSLQEAIKQALQNKAEAKKAALQVKKAEYKIDEARAGALPQVSATAGLTYNPIIQESLLEFGGEKIRAQFGQPWGSTASVQLQQAIFDQRVFTGLKAAKSTREFYVLNAQLTNEQIIENVATAYYQVFVQEENLKTVTASYANTEKVRNVIKSLVDNGLAKAIDLDRTNVQLTNIGSNKQALINSVELSKNALKFYMGIPISTDIELEEKQIEPKPELIASNVNLNDRTELKVLNKNRELLVFNKKATEAYLYPSVNLTANYGWGANGAKFPLTNGLSKGVLWSDFSAIGLNVNIPIFTGGATKAKINQAEIDIQDLDVDIENTQLSLSLDYKNAVTNMENALINLESMKDNVGLAERVQKNTQSNYQYGLATLTEVLDSENALTQAKQNYSNALLDYKQAEIKLIKAKGELNTLQNL from the coding sequence ATGAATAGAAAACGTATAACTGCTACAAAGCTAAAAATTGGGATAGCTTCAGCATTTATGATTTTCGGCTCTACCCTGATGTCTGCCCAGCAGCAGGTTTCCCTGCAGGAAGCAATTAAACAGGCACTTCAAAATAAAGCAGAAGCTAAAAAAGCTGCTTTACAGGTGAAAAAAGCCGAATACAAGATTGATGAAGCCAGAGCCGGTGCCCTTCCTCAGGTCAGTGCTACGGCAGGTTTAACCTATAATCCGATTATTCAGGAATCTTTGCTGGAATTTGGAGGAGAGAAAATCAGAGCTCAGTTTGGGCAGCCTTGGGGTTCAACAGCATCTGTACAACTTCAGCAGGCGATTTTTGATCAGAGAGTATTTACAGGATTGAAAGCTGCAAAATCAACTAGAGAGTTTTATGTACTGAATGCTCAGTTAACCAATGAACAGATTATTGAAAATGTTGCAACAGCTTATTATCAGGTGTTCGTACAGGAGGAAAACCTTAAAACGGTAACAGCCAGCTATGCCAACACTGAAAAAGTAAGAAATGTTATTAAAAGTTTGGTTGATAACGGTTTGGCAAAAGCAATCGATTTGGACAGAACCAATGTTCAGCTTACCAATATCGGTTCCAACAAGCAGGCTTTAATCAACTCTGTTGAACTTTCAAAAAATGCCCTGAAGTTTTATATGGGAATCCCGATTTCTACAGACATCGAGCTTGAAGAAAAACAAATCGAACCAAAACCTGAGCTGATTGCGAGCAACGTAAATCTTAATGATCGTACAGAGCTTAAAGTTTTAAATAAAAACAGGGAACTTTTGGTTTTCAATAAAAAAGCGACTGAAGCTTATCTTTATCCATCAGTAAATCTTACGGCGAACTACGGATGGGGAGCTAACGGAGCAAAATTCCCATTGACCAATGGCCTTAGTAAAGGCGTTCTCTGGAGCGATTTTTCAGCAATTGGTTTGAATGTCAATATTCCTATTTTCACGGGTGGAGCTACCAAAGCGAAAATCAACCAGGCAGAAATTGATATTCAGGATCTTGATGTTGATATTGAAAACACTCAGCTGAGCTTAAGTTTAGATTATAAAAATGCCGTTACCAATATGGAAAATGCATTGATCAATCTCGAAAGCATGAAAGATAATGTAGGATTGGCAGAAAGAGTTCAGAAAAATACCCAGTCAAACTACCAGTATGGGCTGGCAACACTTACAGAAGTGCTGGATTCTGAAAATGCTCTTACGCAGGCAAAACAGAACTATTCTAATGCATTGCTGGATTATAAACAGGCAGAGATCAAGCTGATAAAAGCTAAGGGTGAACTAAACACACTACAAAACTTATAA